Proteins encoded by one window of Leptodactylus fuscus isolate aLepFus1 unplaced genomic scaffold, aLepFus1.hap2 HAP2_SCAFFOLD_321, whole genome shotgun sequence:
- the LOC142187921 gene encoding troponin C, slow skeletal and cardiac muscles codes for MDDIYKAAVEQLTEEQKNEFRAAFDIFVQDAEDGCISTKELGKVMRMLGQNPTPEELQEMIDEVDEDGSGTVDFDEFLVMMVRCMKDDSKGKSEEELSDLFRMFDKNADGYIDLEELKTMLQATGETITEDDIEELMRDGDKNNDGRIDYDEFLEFMKGVE; via the exons ATGGATGACATCTACAAGGCAGCG GTTGAACAACTTACagaagaacaaaaaaatg AATTTAGAGCAGCTTTCGATATTTTCGTACAAGACGCGGAGGACGGATGTATCAGTACAAAGGAGCTGGGCAAAGTGATGAGAATGCTGGGACAAAACCCCACCCCCGAGGAGCTGCAGGAGATGATCGACGAGGTGGATGAGGATG GTAGCGGCACGGTGGACTTCGATGAGTTCCTGGTCATGATGGTCCGGTGTATGAAAGACGACAGCAAAGGAAAATCGGAGGAGGAGTTGTCAGATCTTTTCCGCATGTTTGACAA AAACGCAGATGGTTACATTGATCTCGAGGAGCTGAAGACGATGCTGCAAGCGACAGGCGAGACCATAACTGAGGACGACATCGAGGAGCTGATGAGAGACGGGGACAAGAATAACGACGGCAGAATCGACTATGATG AATTTTTAGAGTTCATGAAAGGAGTCGAATAA